Proteins encoded by one window of Desulfurococcus sp.:
- a CDS encoding molybdopterin biosynthesis protein, translated as MSRKIFHELLSIKDAVRLVEEKVKPAPKGVEEIDLLDAAGRILAEDIYAPLDYPPFDRSEVDGYAVRSIDVEWADELSPVVLRVVGFIGVGEEPSVACSQGKAVEIATGAVIPRECDSIVIEEHVERSGESLKVYRSVSPGENISTAGSDISAGDLVLLKGTKLSHEHIAVLSGLGVKKVKVYVKPKAAVYSTGVEITEPGFPLTLGKVYDVNGRLITSYLRELGVDAVFKGLLPDDYSIVREEIEKSINEYDLVLTSGGTSAGLGDLVYRVFEDLGEVLVHGLKTKPGKPTVIALTSNGKLLIGLPGFPLSCYMILRGVVKPIVARMTGVREIEPIADAVLPMRIRKQVGKAWLIPVSLVEGPRGYAAYPVSFSSGSIASLVYSDGYIELPEDLDLVEAGSRVKVYLFKPVEVSSRLNIIGSNDPLLMDILREAGLAYNSRILNVGSLAGWRAVARGEADIAPTHLLDEESMVYNKPFLKRFNLESKAVLIRGFDRLIGLVVAKGNPKRISSIEDLLRSDVRIVNRVKGSGVRVYLDYMLKKLLAEKGVEADPSRVVNGYTYEVKTHTAVALAVKQGRADAGIASGYVAEMFSLDFIPLTWEQYDFLVPKDRLRKTSVEEFIRVLKNTELVERSMRYKGYYRIPADIGEPV; from the coding sequence ATGTCCAGGAAGATATTCCATGAGCTCCTATCGATCAAGGATGCTGTTAGATTAGTTGAAGAGAAGGTTAAACCAGCTCCAAAAGGCGTCGAGGAAATAGATTTACTGGATGCTGCCGGTAGAATCCTCGCTGAAGACATCTATGCCCCACTCGACTATCCTCCTTTTGATAGAAGTGAAGTAGACGGTTACGCTGTGAGAAGTATTGATGTTGAGTGGGCTGACGAACTCTCACCTGTAGTCCTCAGGGTAGTAGGATTTATAGGAGTTGGTGAGGAGCCTTCAGTAGCGTGCAGTCAGGGTAAAGCTGTAGAGATTGCTACTGGTGCAGTCATACCTAGAGAATGCGATTCTATCGTGATTGAGGAGCACGTTGAGAGAAGTGGTGAGAGTCTCAAAGTATATAGAAGTGTAAGCCCCGGTGAGAACATATCTACTGCTGGAAGCGATATATCAGCAGGAGACCTCGTGCTCTTAAAGGGCACTAAGCTAAGCCACGAGCATATAGCTGTGCTTTCAGGGCTAGGAGTTAAAAAAGTTAAGGTATACGTGAAGCCGAAGGCAGCTGTGTACTCAACCGGCGTGGAGATTACCGAGCCCGGCTTTCCTTTAACTCTCGGTAAAGTCTACGATGTTAATGGAAGACTAATCACATCCTACCTGAGAGAGCTTGGCGTAGACGCTGTGTTCAAAGGGCTTCTCCCAGACGACTACAGTATAGTGAGAGAGGAGATCGAGAAGAGCATAAATGAGTATGATCTAGTTTTAACTAGCGGAGGAACTAGTGCCGGGCTAGGGGACCTGGTATACAGAGTCTTCGAGGACTTGGGTGAAGTGCTAGTTCACGGCTTGAAGACTAAGCCGGGTAAACCTACTGTTATTGCTCTAACATCTAATGGTAAACTCCTTATAGGACTCCCTGGATTCCCTCTCTCATGCTACATGATACTACGAGGAGTGGTTAAACCTATAGTAGCCCGCATGACAGGAGTAAGAGAGATTGAACCTATAGCGGATGCCGTGCTCCCCATGAGAATTAGAAAGCAGGTTGGTAAAGCTTGGTTGATCCCTGTATCACTCGTAGAAGGCCCTCGAGGGTATGCAGCTTACCCTGTATCTTTTAGCAGCGGGAGTATTGCTTCACTAGTATACAGTGACGGGTACATCGAGCTCCCCGAGGACTTGGATTTAGTTGAAGCTGGATCTAGGGTTAAAGTATACTTGTTTAAACCTGTCGAGGTATCAAGTAGACTCAACATTATTGGGAGCAACGACCCCCTCTTAATGGATATACTAAGGGAGGCTGGACTAGCATACAATAGTAGGATACTGAATGTAGGTAGTCTTGCTGGATGGCGTGCCGTAGCCCGTGGTGAAGCTGACATAGCCCCCACACACCTCCTCGACGAGGAGAGCATGGTGTACAATAAGCCATTTCTCAAGCGGTTTAACCTAGAGAGTAAGGCTGTATTAATCAGGGGGTTCGATAGACTAATAGGGTTAGTGGTAGCAAAGGGTAATCCTAAGAGAATTAGTAGCATAGAGGATCTTCTTAGAAGTGATGTGAGAATTGTAAATAGAGTTAAAGGATCAGGTGTAAGAGTATACCTTGACTACATGCTGAAGAAGCTTCTAGCTGAAAAAGGAGTAGAAGCAGACCCAAGTAGAGTTGTAAACGGGTACACGTATGAAGTTAAAACGCATACAGCTGTAGCACTAGCCGTTAAACAGGGTAGAGCTGACGCTGGCATTGCTTCAGGCTACGTAGCTGAAATGTTCAGTTTAGACTTCATACCGTTAACATGGGAGCAGTACGATTTCCTGGTACCCAAGGATAGATTAAGGAAGACTAGTGTAGAGGAGTTTATCAGGGTGTTAAAGAACACGGAGCTAGTGGAGAGATCAATGAGGTATAAAGGCTACTACAGGATCCCCGCGGATATAGGGGAGCCAGTATAA
- a CDS encoding DEAD/DEAH box helicase — protein MNVSALRGYGFPGEYVRLLEERSIRELNPVQVEAVRAGLFGGGNLLVAAPTASGKTLIGELALVYGWLNGGVGVYLTPLRALAGEKYWEFRVLEEVGVRVGVATGDYDERAEHLGEYDLIVATYERFDSILRLKPWWLRDVRVVVLDEVHLIGDWERGPIVEVIAARLMRGNTRLIGLSATIGNPGELAEWLNASLVSSEWRPVKLVEGVLDRRRRLIVFPEEAGEEVPDRTGDLFLDTPLHNVLDLDMQTLVFVHNRRRVEEYAVEASRYLPVNPSSSLLENLARELEEAPVSMERDLLLKLVRRGVGFHHAGLSSTARMVVEKGFRERILKLVYATPTLAAGVNLPARRVVVSIKRYDPVKGRRVNISIAEYKQMAGRAGRPGYDKVGESIIPDASSLGEGLRYIKSALEPVSGRLLSERGLRIHLLSLVASRDASSIQDLIEILSSTFSARRSEDLKLNGKLVSQVVGLLEDLGMLVESSGLLKPTMLGKTTSFTYLDPLTVSMYRRLKPSVPRELYLLHVICTTPDFTRSSPYIHGWITSSLEETALDMAERGFIPGPSGFSDYDEWLRGFVYAMILYDWINEASEDSIVERYEVGPGDLYSMVDTASWIAHALSRIEGVLGDIAFYKALESLSRRIEKGVKEDALELTLLKGVGRVRARILVEHGVKNLKDLAEKPASWIASLPKFGPRIAEEIERQLREIGLKTNSVIHETA, from the coding sequence TTGAATGTTAGTGCTTTGAGGGGCTATGGGTTTCCTGGTGAGTATGTTAGGTTGTTGGAGGAGAGGAGTATTCGTGAGTTGAATCCTGTTCAGGTGGAGGCTGTTAGAGCTGGGTTGTTTGGTGGTGGGAATCTGCTGGTGGCTGCGCCTACAGCTTCAGGTAAGACTCTTATTGGTGAGCTGGCTCTTGTATACGGGTGGCTGAATGGTGGTGTGGGAGTGTATTTAACGCCTCTTAGAGCGCTGGCGGGTGAGAAGTACTGGGAGTTCAGGGTTCTAGAGGAGGTTGGAGTTAGGGTTGGGGTGGCTACAGGCGACTACGATGAGCGGGCTGAGCATCTGGGAGAGTATGATTTAATTGTCGCGACGTATGAGAGGTTTGATAGTATTCTGAGGTTGAAGCCGTGGTGGCTTAGGGATGTTAGAGTTGTAGTATTAGATGAGGTACACTTGATTGGTGACTGGGAGCGTGGACCTATAGTTGAGGTGATTGCTGCGAGACTCATGAGGGGGAACACTAGGTTGATTGGTTTATCTGCGACGATCGGTAATCCCGGTGAGCTAGCTGAGTGGTTGAATGCTTCTCTTGTTAGCAGCGAGTGGAGGCCTGTTAAACTAGTTGAAGGCGTGTTAGATAGAAGGAGAAGGCTTATAGTATTCCCCGAGGAGGCGGGCGAGGAGGTACCGGATAGAACAGGTGATTTATTCTTAGACACGCCACTCCATAACGTACTCGACCTAGACATGCAGACACTAGTCTTCGTGCATAATAGGAGGAGGGTTGAAGAGTACGCTGTAGAAGCATCCAGGTACCTTCCTGTGAACCCTTCAAGTAGTCTACTCGAAAACCTAGCTAGAGAGCTTGAGGAAGCCCCGGTATCCATGGAGAGAGACCTTCTATTAAAACTTGTTAGAAGAGGAGTTGGATTTCATCACGCTGGGCTCTCGAGTACTGCCCGCATGGTTGTTGAGAAAGGCTTCAGGGAGAGGATACTAAAGCTTGTTTACGCTACTCCTACTCTAGCTGCAGGGGTTAACCTACCTGCTAGAAGAGTTGTTGTATCAATTAAAAGGTATGATCCCGTGAAGGGTAGAAGAGTCAATATAAGCATAGCGGAGTACAAGCAGATGGCTGGTAGAGCCGGTAGACCAGGGTATGATAAGGTAGGAGAGTCTATTATACCTGATGCATCAAGCCTTGGTGAGGGCTTACGCTACATAAAGAGTGCTTTAGAGCCTGTATCTGGTAGACTACTCAGCGAGAGAGGGCTGAGAATACACCTGCTCTCGCTTGTAGCATCAAGGGATGCCTCAAGCATCCAGGATTTAATAGAGATACTCTCATCTACATTCTCTGCGAGACGCTCAGAGGACTTAAAGCTCAACGGGAAGCTAGTTTCCCAGGTTGTAGGGCTTCTCGAGGATCTAGGCATGCTGGTAGAATCCTCCGGGCTGCTGAAGCCTACAATGCTTGGTAAAACTACATCCTTCACGTATCTCGACCCGCTTACTGTAAGCATGTATAGGAGGCTTAAGCCCAGCGTGCCGAGAGAACTATACCTGCTTCACGTAATATGCACTACACCGGATTTCACAAGGAGTTCTCCATACATCCATGGATGGATTACTAGTAGTCTTGAGGAGACAGCACTAGATATGGCTGAGCGAGGGTTTATCCCAGGGCCCTCCGGCTTCAGTGATTACGATGAATGGCTTAGAGGATTTGTCTACGCTATGATCCTCTACGATTGGATTAATGAAGCATCAGAGGATAGTATAGTAGAGAGGTATGAAGTTGGCCCCGGGGACCTCTACAGTATGGTTGATACCGCGTCATGGATAGCTCACGCTCTCTCACGCATAGAGGGGGTTCTAGGCGACATAGCCTTCTATAAAGCACTGGAATCCCTCTCGAGGAGAATTGAGAAAGGTGTAAAAGAGGATGCATTAGAGTTAACCCT